A window of Pseudomonadota bacterium contains these coding sequences:
- a CDS encoding SDR family oxidoreductase has translation MPTQQTVLLVGGTGRTGGRVLQQLLGRGISVRAIVRSRGKLPPDVAGHPNLTVIEASLLSLRDEELRHHLRGADAVISCLGHVLSCKGIFGPPHDLVTRATTRLCRGVEALKPPAPVKLILMSSVSVNRPGGLDTRRGAFERAFLWLLCGVLPPARDNQRAADFLVEKLGPNNAYVQWAVVRPDSLLEGEVSEYALHEGLVNGLFAPGSTNISNVAHIMCELVTNPKTWVDWKGKLPVVVNAASNSNRSTG, from the coding sequence ATGCCCACACAGCAAACCGTTCTTCTGGTTGGCGGCACTGGACGCACGGGTGGACGCGTCTTGCAGCAACTTCTCGGCCGCGGCATCAGCGTTCGCGCCATCGTGCGATCGCGCGGGAAGCTCCCGCCAGACGTCGCGGGGCACCCCAACCTGACGGTGATCGAGGCCAGCCTGCTTTCGCTTCGGGACGAGGAGCTGCGGCACCACTTGCGCGGCGCCGATGCCGTCATCTCCTGTCTCGGGCACGTCCTCAGCTGCAAGGGCATCTTCGGACCGCCACACGACCTGGTCACGAGAGCGACGACCCGCCTGTGCCGTGGGGTCGAAGCGCTCAAGCCCCCAGCTCCGGTGAAGCTCATCCTCATGAGCAGCGTCTCAGTGAATCGCCCGGGCGGCCTCGACACGCGCCGGGGCGCTTTCGAGAGAGCGTTTCTTTGGCTGCTCTGCGGCGTGCTTCCTCCAGCCAGGGACAACCAGCGAGCCGCGGACTTCCTCGTCGAGAAGCTCGGGCCGAACAACGCCTACGTTCAGTGGGCGGTGGTCCGGCCGGATTCCCTCCTCGAGGGCGAAGTATCGGAGTACGCATTGCACGAGGGCCTCGTGAACGGCCTCTTCGCGCCGGGCAGCACGAACATATCCAACGTCGCGCACATCATGTGCGAGCTGGTGACGAACCCGAAGACGTGGGTCGACTGGAAGGGCAAGCTACCGGTGGTCGTCAACGCTGCTTCCAACTCCAACCGATCTACCGGTTGA
- a CDS encoding DUF3570 domain-containing protein, with amino-acid sequence MKRALIAPLRRGLPIALAIWTCAAQAEAPALHRLALDLYAFSQGDQGGDPYRTEGFSYKAFAVDMQFPLNERCALRANGALSLIDNAAIAELPATIDNAFVASASPKLLVLDSGAWVDVQAGDSGWTFSPGAYYHHQDGFWSGGLDLSARRELFDGNSALLLTYSFRGAITRQHRWDRGPREFDHQLSHKLLTSWTQYLSRDWVGSLSLELGHQDGQLGSALNYVTLSDDAGRPIHLIDERLPRRRERAQVVIRARYSPKVGASAGLDSSGYLDDWGVRHASLQPNLELPLFNDLRLRLWYRLALQHGTRFFRQRLLGAPEQRTQDSDLGTFLMHNPGLIVVVPLPLVSAQLRWIVRVAGYGFYRDDGIYGAGGNLGVEASW; translated from the coding sequence GTGAAGCGCGCACTGATAGCGCCGCTGCGGCGAGGCCTGCCGATCGCCCTGGCCATTTGGACCTGCGCGGCGCAGGCCGAGGCTCCTGCCTTGCACCGACTCGCCCTCGACCTCTACGCCTTCTCCCAGGGCGATCAGGGCGGCGACCCCTATCGCACTGAGGGCTTCAGCTACAAGGCGTTCGCCGTCGACATGCAGTTCCCGCTCAACGAGCGCTGTGCCTTGCGGGCCAACGGCGCATTGTCGCTGATCGACAACGCCGCGATCGCCGAGCTCCCGGCGACCATCGACAATGCCTTCGTCGCCTCGGCCTCGCCCAAGCTGCTCGTGCTGGATTCAGGAGCCTGGGTCGACGTGCAAGCGGGAGACAGCGGCTGGACCTTCAGCCCCGGCGCCTACTACCACCACCAGGACGGCTTCTGGTCAGGTGGGCTCGATCTCAGCGCCCGCCGTGAGCTCTTCGATGGCAACAGCGCGCTGCTGCTCACCTATAGCTTTCGCGGTGCGATCACGCGCCAGCATCGCTGGGACCGCGGGCCACGCGAGTTCGACCACCAGCTCTCGCATAAGCTGCTGACGAGCTGGACGCAGTATCTCTCACGCGACTGGGTCGGTAGCCTCAGCCTCGAGCTCGGTCATCAAGATGGTCAGCTTGGCAGCGCGCTGAACTACGTCACCCTCAGCGACGACGCGGGCCGGCCGATTCATCTGATCGACGAGCGCCTACCGCGACGGCGCGAGCGAGCGCAGGTCGTGATCCGGGCGCGCTACTCGCCGAAGGTGGGGGCCAGCGCCGGCCTCGACAGCAGCGGCTACCTCGACGACTGGGGCGTGCGCCACGCCTCCCTCCAGCCCAATCTCGAGCTACCGCTCTTCAACGACCTGCGCCTGCGCCTCTGGTACCGCCTAGCGCTGCAGCATGGCACGCGCTTCTTTCGTCAGCGCCTGCTCGGCGCTCCCGAGCAGCGCACCCAGGACTCGGATCTGGGCACCTTCCTGATGCATAACCCCGGGCTGATCGTCGTTGTGCCGCTGCCGCTGGTCAGCGCGCAGCTGCGCTGGATCGTCCGGGTCGCGGGCTACGGCTTCTATCGCGATGACGGCATCTATGGGGCCGGTGGCAACCTCGGCGTGGAGGCGTCGTGGTGA
- a CDS encoding IS66 family insertion sequence element accessory protein TnpB, giving the protein MLSLPAAVRIYFFAEAADMRKGFDGLVALVRSAGLNEYSGHLFAFVSRRPMRPTRPMRPTRPMRPTRVDSDASHPG; this is encoded by the coding sequence ACGCATCTACTTCTTTGCCGAGGCGGCGGACATGCGCAAAGGGTTCGATGGGCTGGTGGCGCTGGTGCGTTCCGCGGGGCTCAACGAATACAGCGGGCACCTGTTCGCGTTCGTGTCGCGGCGTCCGATGCGTCCCACCCGTCCGATGCGTCCCACCCGTCCGATGCGTCCCACCCGGGTTGATTCCGATGCGTCCCACCCGGGTTGA
- a CDS encoding FAD:protein FMN transferase: MRQRVRRRVILSACALLWLGAHLSLSPPASARGPASDDGGNPSVTVLGRGAVRWRSLLAADRTTLLVFATTWCAACRREQPQVLRWARAQADAVRTLYIYSGSSAAEVRRKLREHQLPTDARALPILVDAEGSVAARYAIRSTPTLLHLRADGRLLGRYRSLAELPPPQRPSHVAQKRVVVRDSGRELGTSYEVWLLVAEGEAPGARSALAAARARVHELEQQLSEWRDDSEISRVNRLADQGEGKVELSPTLAQLVRGSLGVSRLTGGAFDITWGPINRLWHEAAQRQVWPDEQALHRALQAVGYQRLRLDGRTLHFQQPGMALGIGGVAKGWIVDAVHALLRARGLRDLVVKIGGDMRTSGRDADGNKHAFQLADPYHLGRSAGSLGVADTAIATSGNYLRHERVDTRTVGHILDPRTGRPPAFDGSVTVLTRDSALADALSTALFVMGPEQGLRFARGQAGIEVLYLTRHGPVGTLPAP; this comes from the coding sequence GTGAGGCAGCGGGTCAGACGACGCGTTATCCTCAGCGCCTGCGCGCTGCTCTGGCTCGGCGCGCACCTCAGCCTTTCGCCGCCGGCGTCGGCCCGCGGCCCCGCCAGCGACGACGGCGGCAATCCCTCCGTTACGGTCCTCGGCCGCGGCGCCGTGCGTTGGCGCAGCTTGCTCGCCGCCGACCGGACGACCCTGCTGGTCTTCGCCACAACCTGGTGCGCCGCCTGCCGGCGGGAGCAACCTCAGGTCTTGCGGTGGGCGCGCGCGCAGGCCGACGCGGTCCGCACGCTCTACATCTACAGCGGCAGCAGCGCCGCCGAGGTGCGGCGGAAGCTGAGAGAACATCAGCTACCAACAGACGCCCGGGCGCTGCCGATCCTCGTCGACGCCGAGGGCAGCGTCGCAGCTCGCTACGCGATTCGCAGCACGCCGACGCTGCTCCACCTCCGAGCCGACGGCCGCCTGCTCGGACGCTATCGCAGCCTCGCTGAGCTGCCGCCGCCCCAGAGGCCGAGCCACGTGGCGCAGAAGCGCGTCGTCGTGCGCGACTCGGGTCGTGAGCTGGGCACCTCGTACGAGGTCTGGCTGCTCGTCGCTGAAGGCGAGGCGCCGGGCGCCCGCAGCGCGCTAGCCGCGGCGCGCGCCCGCGTGCATGAGCTCGAGCAGCAGCTCTCCGAGTGGCGCGACGACAGTGAGATCAGCCGCGTCAACCGGCTGGCGGATCAGGGCGAGGGCAAGGTCGAGCTCTCTCCGACGCTCGCGCAGCTCGTGCGCGGGTCGCTGGGCGTCAGTCGACTGACCGGGGGTGCCTTCGACATCACCTGGGGGCCGATCAACCGCCTGTGGCATGAGGCGGCGCAGCGCCAGGTCTGGCCCGACGAGCAGGCGCTGCACCGCGCGCTGCAGGCGGTCGGCTATCAGCGGCTGCGCCTCGACGGCCGAACGCTCCATTTCCAGCAGCCGGGGATGGCCCTCGGCATCGGCGGCGTCGCCAAGGGCTGGATCGTCGACGCCGTCCACGCCCTGCTGCGGGCGAGGGGTCTGCGCGACCTCGTCGTGAAGATCGGCGGCGACATGCGCACGAGCGGGCGCGACGCCGACGGCAACAAGCACGCCTTCCAGCTCGCCGACCCCTATCACCTCGGTCGTTCGGCGGGCAGCTTGGGGGTAGCCGACACGGCCATCGCCACCTCTGGCAACTACCTGCGGCATGAGCGCGTCGACACGCGCACGGTCGGACACATCCTCGACCCGCGCACCGGCCGCCCGCCGGCCTTCGACGGCTCCGTGACCGTGCTGACCCGCGATTCGGCGCTGGCGGATGCCCTCTCCACCGCGCTCTTCGTCATGGGACCCGAGCAGGGCCTGCGCTTCGCGCGAGGGCAAGCCGGGATCGAAGTCCTCTACCTGACCCGCCACGGGCCCGTCGGCACCCTCCCGGCGCCCTGA
- a CDS encoding DUF4266 domain-containing protein, producing MLRIAWVAATGLLLALLAQGCAPTRYYERRKLVDRAMLFDVDMRLEYIRNKTEAAREGSFGGYGAAAVGGCGCQ from the coding sequence ATGCTCAGGATCGCGTGGGTTGCGGCCACTGGCTTGCTGCTCGCGCTGCTCGCGCAGGGTTGCGCGCCGACGCGCTACTACGAGCGCCGCAAGCTCGTCGATCGGGCGATGCTCTTCGACGTCGATATGCGGCTGGAGTACATCCGCAACAAGACGGAGGCGGCGAGGGAGGGGTCGTTCGGCGGGTACGGAGCGGCCGCCGTCGGCGGCTGCGGCTGCCAATGA